One window of the Oscillospiraceae bacterium genome contains the following:
- a CDS encoding protein arginine kinase, whose product MKEKWYNEAGANEPVVISTRIRLARNLCDIPFPQLLDVKHKTEAAEKVIAGFKGAFGERAEEFDIIDMGKLNGEAAFSLAERRLVSPEFAEAGAGGFLILSKDHSISIMINEEDHVRIQALASGLQLENAYAIADEIDDMLDKQLGFAYDKRLGYLTECPTNLGTGLRASVMLHLPAMLAFGTVGRLAETVSRLGFTVRGAYGEGSDIKGGFFQISNQITLGISEKNAIDNLSTVVRQIIATEEEERKRLIVQPEVLDKIWRSLGILRTARMLSGDEAIEMASYLRLGVACSVYKGEKIDLGAPGKLIALTGPATLAAKSGKKLTVAERDSLRAETVRNIMNEKQT is encoded by the coding sequence ATGAAAGAGAAATGGTATAACGAGGCCGGCGCAAACGAGCCCGTCGTAATTTCGACCCGCATCCGGCTTGCGCGAAATCTGTGCGATATTCCGTTCCCGCAGCTGCTCGACGTCAAACATAAAACCGAGGCGGCCGAAAAAGTCATCGCCGGGTTCAAAGGGGCATTCGGTGAACGAGCCGAGGAATTTGATATCATCGATATGGGAAAACTCAACGGTGAGGCGGCTTTTTCTTTGGCGGAAAGGCGCCTTGTCAGCCCCGAATTCGCGGAAGCGGGCGCAGGCGGATTTTTGATTTTATCCAAAGATCATTCGATCTCGATTATGATCAACGAGGAAGACCACGTCCGCATTCAGGCGCTTGCGTCCGGTTTACAGCTTGAAAACGCGTATGCAATTGCCGACGAGATCGACGATATGCTCGATAAACAGCTTGGATTCGCCTATGACAAGCGGCTCGGCTATTTGACCGAATGTCCGACAAATTTGGGTACCGGCCTGCGTGCTTCGGTGATGCTCCATTTACCTGCGATGCTGGCGTTCGGCACGGTCGGGCGGTTGGCGGAGACGGTTTCGCGCCTCGGCTTCACGGTACGCGGGGCCTACGGCGAAGGCTCGGACATCAAAGGCGGATTCTTCCAAATTTCGAACCAAATCACATTGGGCATTTCCGAAAAGAATGCAATCGATAACCTCTCGACGGTGGTCAGACAGATCATCGCCACCGAGGAGGAAGAACGCAAACGCCTGATCGTTCAACCGGAGGTACTGGATAAAATTTGGCGCTCGCTGGGCATTTTGCGCACGGCGCGCATGCTTTCAGGCGACGAGGCGATCGAAATGGCTTCGTATCTTCGGCTCGGTGTTGCCTGCAGCGTCTATAAAGGAGAGAAAATCGATCTCGGCGCGCCCGGCAAGCTGATTGCGCTGACCGGTCCCGCGACCCTGGCAGCGAAGAGCGGAAAAAAACTCACAGTTGCCGAAAGGGATTCACTGCGGGCTGAGACGGTTCGAAACATAATGAATGAAAAACAAACGTAA
- a CDS encoding CtsR family transcriptional regulator, giving the protein MTLSDRIAKQIFDLLEKSDGETEIQRNNLAALIGCVPSQINYVIASRFTPENGYVVLSRRGGGGYIRITRVSSEKNLMLMHIVNSLADAVDMQSLCAILQSLGFNGLLTVQEAELILAACSDNALKPADPQMRDVLRASIAKQLFIKIGSKE; this is encoded by the coding sequence ATGACACTGTCCGACAGGATCGCCAAACAAATATTCGATCTTCTCGAGAAATCCGACGGTGAGACCGAAATCCAACGCAATAATTTGGCGGCTTTGATCGGCTGCGTGCCGAGTCAGATCAACTATGTCATCGCCTCCCGGTTTACACCCGAAAACGGATATGTGGTGCTCAGCAGACGAGGCGGCGGCGGTTATATTCGGATCACGCGGGTGAGTTCCGAAAAAAACCTGATGCTGATGCATATCGTCAATTCGCTGGCGGATGCCGTAGATATGCAGAGCTTATGCGCCATTTTACAATCGCTCGGTTTCAACGGACTGTTGACGGTACAGGAAGCCGAATTGATATTGGCAGCCTGCAGCGACAACGCGTTAAAACCCGCGGATCCGCAGATGCGTGATGTCCTGCGGGCATCCATCGCAAAACAATTATTCATCAAGATCGGCAGTAAGGAGTGA
- a CDS encoding sugar phosphate nucleotidyltransferase: protein MKAVIMAGGEGRRLRPLTADMPKPMLKLCGKPVLEYILKLLEKHGVNEAWLTLGYQSEKIIEHFKNGTFAGIKLNFIVEKTPLGTAGGVRSAVGDIDEEFIVISGDALCDIDLTTAIAYHREKGADATIITRRVSDPREYGLADIGTDGQVRGFLEKPGWSDAFTDMANTGIYILSGLCCKSIKAGIFSDFSRDVFPSLVTKNSLYAYRSDGYWRDIGDITSFVEAQRDLINGKVECEVEGERIAGCIYSEGKPKGNFSIDAPCYIGRGARIGDGAVIGENSIIGDNVIIGAHARTSGCVMMDGAVIGENSLSRGCVVCDGGGIGRNATAANGSVIGPRSLLGDDAVLGEGVVLQEFEVVPDETIMVETPEKTAPQLPEIGDNVIAGRLGTVITPQFCLRLGQALVTACGDRPVCVADDGLNASYIHKQALTAGILAEGGQVYDTGVMFAGQLSFAVTESGAAMGILVGGYGQGIKFVGATIPNSLQKQIEPLISRNAAPTKGGIVRLPEIMSGVSALWENRLISSLPNRVIDFSGSFFCKNSVVAETAAKIFMQLGGKSGGDTSFNFTADGTESNISRAVKLF, encoded by the coding sequence ATGAAAGCGGTTATCATGGCGGGCGGCGAGGGCAGGCGGCTGAGGCCGCTGACAGCGGATATGCCCAAACCGATGCTCAAGCTCTGCGGAAAGCCGGTACTGGAATATATCCTCAAACTGCTCGAAAAACACGGGGTAAATGAGGCCTGGCTGACGCTCGGGTATCAGTCCGAGAAGATCATCGAACACTTTAAAAACGGAACCTTTGCAGGAATAAAATTGAACTTTATTGTCGAGAAGACCCCGCTCGGCACGGCCGGTGGGGTCAGGAGCGCGGTCGGCGATATCGATGAAGAATTCATCGTCATCAGCGGCGACGCGCTTTGCGATATCGATTTGACAACAGCAATTGCTTATCACCGGGAAAAAGGAGCGGATGCCACAATCATCACGCGCAGAGTCAGCGACCCGCGCGAATACGGTCTTGCCGATATCGGCACGGACGGGCAGGTGCGCGGATTTTTGGAGAAACCGGGGTGGAGCGATGCCTTCACCGATATGGCCAACACCGGTATTTATATTTTGTCCGGATTATGCTGTAAAAGCATTAAAGCGGGCATTTTTTCTGATTTTTCCCGGGATGTATTTCCTTCGTTAGTCACGAAAAACTCGTTGTATGCGTATCGGAGTGACGGTTATTGGCGCGATATCGGAGATATTACGTCTTTCGTCGAAGCGCAGCGTGATTTGATAAACGGTAAAGTTGAGTGCGAAGTCGAGGGGGAGCGTATCGCCGGATGTATTTATTCGGAGGGTAAACCGAAGGGTAATTTTTCAATTGACGCGCCTTGCTATATCGGCAGAGGGGCCCGAATCGGTGACGGCGCTGTGATCGGCGAAAACTCGATCATCGGTGATAACGTGATCATCGGCGCACATGCGCGCACGTCCGGCTGTGTGATGATGGATGGAGCCGTAATCGGAGAAAATTCACTGTCGCGCGGCTGCGTAGTCTGTGACGGAGGCGGTATCGGAAGGAATGCGACGGCAGCGAACGGTTCGGTAATCGGGCCGCGGTCGCTGCTCGGGGACGATGCGGTCCTCGGAGAAGGCGTAGTTTTGCAGGAATTTGAAGTTGTGCCGGACGAGACTATCATGGTCGAAACGCCCGAGAAAACCGCACCGCAATTACCGGAGATCGGGGATAACGTGATTGCAGGTCGTCTCGGAACCGTAATTACGCCTCAATTTTGCCTGCGGCTCGGGCAGGCGCTTGTCACTGCCTGCGGCGACCGCCCCGTCTGTGTCGCAGATGATGGCTTAAACGCCTCTTATATCCACAAGCAAGCGCTGACCGCCGGAATTTTGGCTGAGGGCGGGCAGGTCTACGACACCGGTGTGATGTTCGCCGGGCAATTGTCCTTTGCGGTCACCGAAAGCGGGGCTGCAATGGGCATTTTGGTCGGCGGGTATGGCCAGGGGATCAAATTCGTCGGTGCAACGATTCCGAATTCGCTTCAAAAACAAATCGAGCCGCTGATATCACGAAATGCGGCGCCGACCAAAGGCGGTATCGTGCGGCTTCCGGAGATCATGTCCGGGGTTTCGGCTTTGTGGGAGAATCGGTTGATCTCGTCTCTGCCGAATCGGGTGATTGATTTTTCGGGCAGCTTTTTTTGCAAAAATTCCGTCGTTGCCGAAACGGCAGCCAAGATTTTTATGCAGCTGGGCGGCAAAAGCGGCGGAGACACATCTTTCAATTTCACTGCGGATGGTACCGAATCCAATATCAGCCGCGCGGTGAAATTATTTTGA
- a CDS encoding leucine-rich repeat domain-containing protein: MKKTVSLSLSILLLCAGLVLSGCAVKGPEPDRLKKDLKTAGYYENMMPDSIKAIEKDMYAQMLSLTAVKTEKAAKDKQGQTVYTCRLTFENEILHIEENYAITYQDEKITALNRLNDGRFVRLTVPSMIEEVETYAYQNNTDINELVVEDGVTGIGEYAFTGCTALKKVTVGGDVVAMSTGSFKDCTALESVTFSGGYPLAILKDCFSGCTSLKSITFSSELEFIGSYAFAGCAAENLEFPENVYQYSAGSFSDCKHLKSINVTKSINSIDPTAFEGCEKLSKITVSPDNTYYKMDGKNLVEIASGKVICTLH, from the coding sequence ATGAAAAAAACCGTCTCCCTTTCACTGAGCATTCTGCTTTTGTGCGCGGGGCTCGTGCTCTCCGGCTGCGCCGTAAAGGGTCCCGAACCCGATCGGCTGAAAAAAGACCTTAAAACTGCCGGATATTACGAAAACATGATGCCCGATTCGATCAAAGCCATCGAAAAGGACATGTATGCGCAAATGCTCTCCTTGACTGCCGTCAAGACCGAAAAAGCGGCGAAAGACAAGCAGGGCCAAACCGTGTATACCTGCAGACTGACCTTTGAAAACGAGATTCTCCACATCGAGGAGAATTATGCGATCACTTATCAAGACGAGAAAATTACCGCGCTCAACCGGTTGAACGACGGTCGGTTTGTACGGTTGACCGTACCTTCAATGATCGAGGAAGTCGAAACTTATGCTTATCAAAACAACACCGACATCAACGAGCTCGTAGTCGAGGACGGCGTGACGGGGATCGGCGAATATGCCTTCACCGGCTGCACCGCATTGAAAAAAGTCACGGTCGGCGGCGATGTGGTTGCGATGTCTACCGGGTCTTTCAAGGATTGCACAGCACTGGAGAGCGTGACTTTTTCAGGAGGTTACCCGCTTGCAATTCTGAAGGATTGTTTTTCCGGCTGTACGTCGTTGAAAAGCATTACATTCTCTTCGGAGCTTGAGTTTATCGGATCTTATGCCTTCGCAGGCTGTGCAGCCGAGAATCTTGAATTTCCGGAAAATGTCTATCAATACAGCGCCGGAAGCTTCTCTGACTGTAAACACCTGAAGAGTATCAATGTGACTAAATCAATCAATTCGATCGATCCGACCGCGTTCGAAGGCTGTGAGAAACTCTCAAAAATCACCGTAAGCCCCGATAATACTTATTATAAAATGGACGGCAAAAATCTCGTCGAAATTGCAAGCGGCAAGGTGATTTGCACGCTGCACTGA
- a CDS encoding UvrB/UvrC motif-containing protein — translation MLCENCKKNEANTTLTRNINGHVTVQHLCAECAAKKGLGTMGSVFGSMLGGIFSDFVGTNPAAKCKVCGSTFADFTRTGKAGCPNCYEEFYPQLLPTLQKIHGKTGHVGKAGTVRENAAKTDEPSETEKKADEKPSSARVPTKEDKIEDLKARLAKAVVAQEYEQAAALRDEIKALEKNESV, via the coding sequence ATGCTTTGCGAGAACTGCAAGAAAAACGAGGCCAATACGACCCTCACAAGAAACATCAACGGCCACGTGACTGTACAGCATTTATGCGCCGAATGCGCAGCTAAAAAGGGACTCGGCACGATGGGCAGCGTCTTCGGCAGCATGCTCGGCGGCATCTTTTCCGATTTTGTCGGAACAAATCCCGCAGCCAAATGCAAGGTTTGCGGCAGTACATTCGCCGATTTTACTCGCACCGGAAAAGCCGGCTGCCCGAATTGCTACGAGGAGTTTTACCCGCAGCTGCTCCCGACGCTTCAAAAAATCCACGGCAAAACCGGACACGTCGGAAAAGCCGGTACGGTCAGAGAGAATGCGGCGAAGACCGATGAACCCTCCGAGACGGAGAAAAAAGCGGATGAAAAACCTTCGTCTGCGCGTGTTCCGACCAAAGAAGATAAAATCGAAGATCTCAAGGCGCGTCTTGCCAAGGCGGTCGTTGCGCAGGAATATGAACAGGCGGCGGCTTTACGCGACGAGATCAAAGCGTTGGAAAAAAATGAATCTGTTTGA